The following coding sequences lie in one Euzebyales bacterium genomic window:
- a CDS encoding isochorismatase family protein: MDIIRAYLDPSSPLYAGVEDAVASAARVVDAARDTSVPVIFTRVEFIRGGTDGGMFYRKVPALAVLDAGSPLADFPNAPRPRDGEVVVTKQYASAFFGTSLASTLTALGIDTVVIVGLSTSGCVRASAVDAIQHGFAPVVVRDAVGDRDARPHEANLFDLDAKYADVMSEAEVIARLRQRGESR, encoded by the coding sequence GTGGACATCATCCGCGCCTACCTCGACCCGTCGTCGCCGCTCTACGCCGGTGTCGAGGACGCGGTGGCCTCTGCCGCCCGCGTCGTGGACGCCGCACGCGACACGTCGGTGCCGGTGATCTTCACGCGCGTCGAGTTCATCCGCGGCGGCACCGACGGCGGGATGTTCTACCGCAAGGTGCCCGCGCTGGCGGTGCTCGACGCGGGCTCCCCTCTGGCCGACTTCCCCAACGCGCCCCGACCGCGGGACGGCGAGGTCGTCGTCACCAAGCAGTACGCCAGCGCATTCTTCGGGACGTCCCTCGCGTCGACGTTGACGGCGTTGGGCATCGACACCGTCGTCATCGTCGGCCTGTCGACCAGCGGCTGTGTGCGCGCATCGGCCGTCGACGCGATCCAGCACGGGTTCGCTCCGGTGGTCGTACGGGACGCGGTCGGAGACCGCGACGCACGTCCCCACGAAGCGAACCTGTTCGACCTCGACGCCAAGTACGCCGACGTGATGAGCGAGGCCGAGGTCATCGCGCGGCTGCGCCAGCGTGGCGAATCCCGTTGA
- a CDS encoding DoxX family protein — MLGFIRRTLLAAIFLFSSTNAIQNAEQMTAPAEALGLPEPANMVRLHGAINLIGGLMLVFNIKPKLAAWAMVGNLIPTTVGGHQFWEESDEGAKINQLIHFMKNVSLLGGLLTVISAERRCDDDVS, encoded by the coding sequence ATGCTTGGCTTCATCCGCCGGACCCTGCTCGCGGCGATCTTCCTGTTCAGCAGCACGAACGCCATCCAGAACGCCGAGCAGATGACGGCTCCGGCGGAGGCGCTCGGCCTGCCCGAGCCTGCCAACATGGTGCGGTTGCACGGTGCCATCAACCTGATCGGCGGCCTGATGCTGGTGTTCAACATCAAGCCGAAGCTGGCGGCGTGGGCGATGGTCGGCAACCTGATCCCGACGACGGTGGGCGGTCACCAGTTCTGGGAGGAGAGCGACGAGGGCGCCAAGATCAACCAGTTGATCCACTTCATGAAGAACGTCAGCCTGCTGGGTGGGCTGCTGACGGTCATCTCCGCCGAGCGGCGGTGTGACGACGACGTCTCGTAG
- a CDS encoding pyridoxamine 5'-phosphate oxidase family protein, translated as MERVAMPWSAVVEAATASGWTTYVGTADAHGRPHVAVVAPGFADGTVWFATRASSKKCRNLRENSAVAFHWPIQGSEADGELAAWGTATVHDGDAERHRLWDARVLPYDLSGFFGSAENPDLVFVEVTLHRARLQTQRGTRVWSAQRVDMP; from the coding sequence ATGGAACGGGTCGCGATGCCGTGGAGCGCGGTGGTCGAGGCGGCGACGGCGAGCGGGTGGACCACCTACGTCGGGACCGCCGACGCCCATGGACGTCCCCATGTCGCCGTCGTCGCTCCGGGGTTCGCCGACGGCACCGTGTGGTTCGCCACGCGCGCGTCGTCGAAGAAGTGCCGCAACCTCCGCGAGAACTCGGCGGTCGCGTTCCACTGGCCGATCCAGGGATCCGAGGCCGACGGCGAGCTCGCGGCGTGGGGGACCGCGACGGTCCACGACGGTGACGCCGAGCGGCATCGCCTGTGGGACGCGCGTGTGCTGCCGTACGATCTCAGCGGCTTCTTCGGCAGCGCCGAGAACCCGGATCTCGTGTTCGTCGAGGTCACCCTGCACCGCGCCCGCCTGCAGACGCAGCGCGGGACGCGTGTCTGGAGCGCCCAACGCGTCGACATGCCCTGA
- a CDS encoding NAD(P)/FAD-dependent oxidoreductase codes for MAHHDVIVLGAGSAGENIAHALAGDGREVAVVERALVGGECPFTACMPSKAMLRSGEVRTLLDHVTELGAMMDPITPSRPDKGFAHAAQRRDELVDHRDDTQHAAGLRDAGVTLLRGDARVNGPGTVTVDGQEHTWDDLVIATGARDVRPPIDGLDDVDAWTSDDAWTADERPASLLIIGGGPVGCEIAQLYARFDVPVTVVEMTDTLANSEPPEIGRFLGERLAEEGVTVRAGVEVERVECRDGGVRAQLDDGSTVHAAVLVLATGVAPRLDDLGLETLGLDVSDGIQIDERCRVIGADHVWAAGDVTMVAPFTHVANYQARVVAANLTGGHARTDHRAVPRTMYTDPPVAGVGLTPAEASQRFAHVAVGRCDLADLPRTSVAGTPGGRLVLVADVDAQVLVGASAIGDMADAWIHEAVLAIRAGVPLAVLRDTIHAFPTYAEAYDVALGELVDG; via the coding sequence GTGGCGCACCATGACGTGATCGTGCTCGGCGCCGGCTCGGCCGGGGAGAACATCGCTCACGCGCTCGCCGGCGACGGCCGCGAGGTCGCGGTCGTCGAGCGCGCGCTGGTCGGCGGCGAGTGCCCGTTCACGGCGTGCATGCCCAGCAAGGCGATGCTTCGCTCCGGGGAGGTGCGGACGCTGCTGGACCACGTCACCGAGCTCGGGGCGATGATGGACCCGATCACGCCGAGCCGTCCCGACAAGGGATTCGCGCACGCCGCGCAGCGACGTGATGAGCTCGTCGACCACCGAGACGACACGCAGCACGCCGCGGGCCTGCGCGACGCCGGCGTCACGCTGCTGCGCGGCGACGCCCGCGTGAACGGACCCGGCACCGTCACGGTCGACGGGCAGGAGCACACGTGGGACGACCTCGTCATCGCCACCGGCGCACGCGATGTGCGTCCACCGATCGACGGGCTCGACGACGTCGACGCGTGGACCAGCGACGACGCCTGGACCGCCGACGAGCGCCCCGCGTCGCTGCTGATCATCGGTGGTGGACCCGTCGGCTGCGAGATCGCCCAACTGTACGCCCGCTTCGACGTGCCGGTCACCGTGGTCGAGATGACCGACACGCTCGCCAACAGCGAGCCGCCCGAGATCGGCCGGTTCCTGGGCGAGCGACTGGCCGAGGAGGGTGTCACGGTGCGCGCCGGCGTCGAGGTGGAACGCGTGGAATGCCGCGACGGTGGCGTGCGTGCGCAGCTCGACGACGGGTCGACCGTGCACGCGGCGGTGCTGGTGCTGGCCACCGGGGTCGCGCCCCGCCTGGACGACCTCGGCCTCGAGACGCTCGGGCTCGACGTCTCCGACGGCATCCAGATCGATGAGCGGTGCAGGGTCATCGGCGCCGACCACGTGTGGGCGGCCGGCGACGTGACGATGGTCGCGCCGTTCACGCACGTCGCCAACTACCAGGCGCGCGTCGTCGCTGCGAACCTGACCGGTGGACACGCGCGGACCGACCACCGTGCCGTCCCCCGCACGATGTACACCGACCCGCCGGTGGCCGGTGTCGGCCTGACGCCGGCAGAGGCGTCGCAGCGGTTCGCGCACGTGGCGGTCGGCCGGTGCGACCTGGCGGATCTGCCGCGCACCAGCGTCGCGGGTACGCCCGGCGGACGGCTCGTGCTGGTGGCCGACGTCGACGCCCAGGTCCTCGTGGGCGCCAGCGCGATCGGTGACATGGCCGACGCCTGGATCCACGAGGCGGTCCTCGCGATCCGCGCAGGTGTGCCGTTGGCCGTCCTGCGTGACACCATCCACGCCTTCCCGACCTACGCTGAGGCGTACGATGTCGCTCTCGGGGAGCTCGTCGACGGATAG
- a CDS encoding sulfite oxidase, protein MTDTAPDASVAETPPTGTVVSDQITREELQLATRNHGMPLEAMRYDITPIGLHYLLTHYDIPVTDGDRWRLRIDGAVKQPLMLSLDDLRHRETVTRPVTMECAGNGRARLSPRALSQPWLLEAIGTGEWTGTPLWPLLEEAGLSPDVVDVVFTGADRGVEGGDEQHYQRSLTPAQARDEGPLLVHGLNGAPLPPQHGFPVRLLVPGWYGMTSVKWLSRITASTEPFGGYQQASAYRYKSDPDEAGEPVTRMVVRSLMVPPGIPDFFTRARYVAPGEVTLAGRAWSGAGTITRVEVSTDDGASWNDAELHAAVVDHAWQAWRFAWNATDGDHVLACRATDSAGETQPDDHRWNLGGYAVNTVHRVPVTVTAHPPGD, encoded by the coding sequence ATGACGGACACGGCACCGGACGCCTCCGTGGCGGAGACACCACCGACGGGCACGGTGGTGAGCGATCAGATCACCCGGGAGGAGTTGCAGCTCGCGACGCGCAACCACGGCATGCCGCTCGAGGCGATGCGCTACGACATCACGCCCATCGGGCTCCACTACCTGCTCACCCACTACGACATCCCTGTCACCGACGGCGACCGCTGGCGCCTGCGCATCGACGGCGCGGTGAAGCAACCGCTCATGCTGTCACTTGACGACCTGCGTCACCGTGAGACGGTCACGCGCCCGGTAACGATGGAGTGCGCAGGCAACGGGCGCGCGCGGCTGTCGCCCCGCGCGCTGAGCCAGCCGTGGTTGCTGGAGGCGATCGGCACCGGGGAGTGGACCGGCACGCCGTTGTGGCCACTGCTGGAGGAGGCGGGACTGTCGCCCGACGTCGTCGACGTGGTGTTCACCGGCGCGGACCGCGGGGTCGAGGGCGGTGACGAGCAGCACTACCAGCGCAGCCTGACCCCCGCCCAGGCACGCGACGAGGGTCCGCTGCTCGTCCACGGCCTCAACGGCGCACCGCTGCCGCCGCAGCACGGGTTCCCGGTGCGACTGCTGGTGCCCGGTTGGTACGGGATGACAAGCGTCAAATGGCTGTCGCGGATCACCGCGTCGACCGAACCGTTCGGCGGGTACCAGCAGGCCAGCGCGTACCGGTACAAGAGCGACCCGGACGAGGCGGGTGAGCCCGTGACCCGCATGGTCGTGCGGTCGTTGATGGTCCCGCCCGGCATCCCCGACTTCTTCACCCGCGCGCGGTACGTCGCACCCGGCGAGGTGACGCTCGCCGGACGCGCCTGGTCGGGCGCAGGGACGATCACACGGGTCGAGGTCAGCACCGACGACGGCGCGTCCTGGAACGACGCCGAGCTCCACGCCGCCGTCGTCGACCACGCCTGGCAGGCGTGGCGGTTCGCCTGGAACGCCACCGACGGCGACCACGTGCTCGCGTGCAGGGCCACCGACAGCGCGGGCGAGACCCAACCTGACGACCACCGGTGGAACCTCGGCGGCTACGCCGTCAACACCGTGCACCGCGTGCCGGTGACCGTCACCGCGCACCCGCCCGGCGACTGA